One region of Labrus mixtus chromosome 1, fLabMix1.1, whole genome shotgun sequence genomic DNA includes:
- the syt9a gene encoding synaptotagmin-9, whose protein sequence is MPGDRDDEICQKALELLSDLCSKGEVQNEHCLDFIYYFRDLARPRYTDSDISVSLLSLVVTACGLALFGVSLFVSWKLCWIPWRERGLSPTTKEPHGHLNPTMSLLPSLPAPRQPVYTAVDPPPHNRRESSQCSITREPTLVASEVSVEGPVTPLSPPPVVMATPEAAMKISHTSPDIPLDAQSKTRENGVHTNPRMQRQTTEPPPSGHCISEIGQGTIRRHMNLSNPDFNVAQFQRQDSLTGMGLGLGRLKPELYKQRSLEGEDGSRRGGGCGRLHFILKFDCDLEQLIVKIHKAEDLPAKDFSGTSDPYVKIYLLPDRMTKHQTKVHRKTLNPVFDEVFLFPVAYSELPTRKLHFSVYDFDRFSRHDIIGQVVVDNFLDLADFPRETRLCREIQYMSTDNVDLGDLMFSLCYLPTAGRLTITLIKARNLKAMDITGASDPYVKVSLMCDGRRLKKRKTSTKRNTLNPIYNEAIVFDVPPENIEQISLLIAVMDYDRVGHNEVIGVCRVGNDADNLGRDHWSEMLTYPRKPVAHWHPLVEYQGNTGSSQGGSCNSLKTPPSP, encoded by the exons ATATCTCGGTGAGTCTGTTGTCACTGGTAGTGACTGCCTGTGGCCTTGCCCTGTTTGGGGtctccctctttgtctcctGGAAGCTCTGTTGGATACCATGGAGGGAACGTGGGCTCTCTCCCACCACCAAGGAGCCCCATGGGCACCTCAACCCTACCATGAGCCTTTTACCCTCGCTGCCAGCCCCCAGGCAGCCAGTTTACACAGCCGTGGACCCCCCGCCGCACAACCGCCGTGAGTCATCCCAATGCTCCATCACCAGAGAACCCACTCTTGTGGCATCTGAAGTATCTGTGGAGGGCCCTGTGACTCCTTTATCACCACCACCTGTGGTCATGGCCACACCAGAGGCAGCTATGAAGATCAGTCACACATCTCCAGACATCCCATTGGATGCCCAGAGCAAAACCCGGGAAAATGGGGTTCACACCAACCCTCGGATGCAGAGACAGACCACTGAACCTCCACCCTCTGGTCACTGCATTTCTGAAATTGG ACAAGGGACCATCCGCAGACATATGAACCTGTCTAATCCAGACTTCAACGTGGCCCAGTTCCAAAGGCAGGACTCCCTCACTGGAATGGGGCTGGGCCTGGGTCGCCTGAAACCTGAGCTCTACAAACAGCGCTCACTTGAAGGAGAGGATGGAAGTCGCAGAGGTGGGGGCTGTGGGCGCCTACACTTTATCCTCAAATTTGATTGTGACCTGGAACAGTTAATAGTTAAGATCCACAAAGCAGAGGACCTCCCAGCCAAGGACTTTTCTGGAACCTCTGACCCTTATGTCAAGATCTACCTGTTACCTGATCGTATGACCAAGCACCAGACCAAGGTGCAccgcaagacactgaaccctgtGTTTGATGAggtcttcctgtttcctgtggcGTACTCTGAGCTTCCCACACGTAAGCTGCACTTCAGTGTCTATGACTTTGACCGGTTTTCTCGCCATGACATTATCGGCCAAGTGGTTGTGGACAACTTCCTGGATTTGGCAGATTTCCCTAGGGAGACCAGGCTTTGTCGGGAAATTCAGTACATGTCCACG GATAATGTGGACCTCGGGGATCTTATGTTTTCGCTCTGTTACCTGCCCACTGCAGGCAGATTGACCATCACCCTGATTAAGGCTCGCAATCTGAAAGCCATGGATATCACTGGTGCTTCTG ATCCTTATGTGAAGGTTTCACTAATGTGTGACGGGCGCagactgaagaagaggaagacgtCAACTAAGCGGAACACTTTGAACCCCATCTATAATGAGGCCATTGTCTTTGATGTCCCCCCAGAAAATATAGAGCAGATCAGCCTGCTGATTGCAGTGATGGACTATGACCG TGTAGGCCATAATGAGGTCATTGGTGTGTGTCGAGTTGGCAACGATGCGGACAACCTCGGCCGAGACCACTGGAGTGAAATGCTCACATATCCTCGAAAACCTGTCGCCCACTGGCATCCTCTTGTTGAG TACCAAGGGAACACAGGAAGTAGCCAGGGAGGATCCTGTAATTCTCTGAAGACGCCTCCTTCTCCGTAG